The proteins below are encoded in one region of Diabrotica undecimpunctata isolate CICGRU unplaced genomic scaffold, icDiaUnde3 ctg00002468.1, whole genome shotgun sequence:
- the LOC140431994 gene encoding regucalcin-like, translating into MAPVIEKLVDGFEVAEGPHWDHKKQCLYFVDFVEGTICKYVPSTKKFTKAKIGDYNVSLVIPVKNKNNEFVVGLNNSVAVVEWDGESPNVSSVRKLYEVDVGTPNILNDGKCDKKGRLWA; encoded by the exons atggcaccTGTAATAGAGAAATTAGTAGATGGTTTTGAAGTTGCAGAAGGTCCACATTGGGATCATAAAAAGCAGTGTttgtattttgtagattttgtcGAAGGTACTATTTGTAAATATGTTCCCTCCACGAAGAAATTTACTAAAGCCAAAATTG GTGATTACAACGTTTCGCTCGTAATACCAgtcaaaaacaaaaacaacgaATTCGTAGTGGGTTTGAATAACTCTGTAGCTGTAGTTGAATGGGATGGAGAAAGTCCAAACGTAAGTTCAGTGAGAAAGCTATATGAAGTAGATGTTGGAACTCCAAATATATTAAATGATGGAAAATGTGATAAAAAAGGAAGACTTTGGGCAG